Proteins from a single region of Acidobacteriota bacterium:
- a CDS encoding PQQ-binding-like beta-propeller repeat protein: MRYGPLHVLAAGGLIAAATLVATPAVPRGVLGAGTLLAAARPQDAADGAFTAEQAAAGWSVYARRCGECHGTGLMGLSHGPPLRGVDFLNGWAGRTTDELFAYVRDEMPPGLGGSLSDAVYLNLVAYMLDVNGAREGGTALTADAGVLIGSETDVDEARRAAREGETPRRRSRRFVSREAEGLTPVTDVLLADPPPGDWLSWRRTRDSHGFSPLDQVTRDNVDQLQLQWVLAIREGNNQTTPLVHDGVMFLANPGNVVQAIDAATGTVLWEYRSPLPEDAPQYGATRTLALYGGRVFLATYDAALVALDARTGTEVWRTVKADYTQGFMQFGGPVIANGVVVSGINGCQRYKEQTCFITGHDPDTGEELWRTSTIALPGDPNDASWGDTPPYLRAGGDMWIPGSYDAELDLFYIGTAQAKPWVAASRGMSTRQDALYTNSTLALNPRTGQVEWYFQHAPGETLDLDIVYERVLVDADGAQWLFTIGKDGILWKLDRRTGALVDLRETVYQDIYESIDRETGRVHYRQDIRDAGVGDRVPACPSLYGGHNWQASAYHPGAGALVIPLHQVCMHLTGREVEFVEGGGGEAGLSL, translated from the coding sequence ATGAGATACGGGCCGCTCCACGTACTGGCCGCCGGTGGGCTGATTGCCGCCGCCACGCTCGTCGCGACTCCGGCGGTACCCCGCGGCGTATTGGGGGCGGGCACGCTTCTGGCCGCGGCGCGGCCGCAGGATGCGGCGGACGGAGCCTTCACGGCCGAGCAGGCGGCGGCCGGCTGGTCCGTCTATGCCCGCCGTTGCGGTGAGTGCCACGGGACCGGGCTCATGGGGTTGTCGCACGGGCCGCCGCTCCGCGGCGTCGACTTCCTGAACGGCTGGGCGGGCCGGACCACCGACGAGCTCTTCGCCTACGTCCGCGACGAGATGCCGCCGGGGCTGGGCGGATCGCTCTCGGACGCGGTCTACCTGAACCTTGTCGCCTACATGCTCGACGTGAACGGCGCGCGCGAGGGTGGGACGGCGCTAACCGCCGACGCGGGTGTCCTGATTGGTTCGGAGACGGATGTCGATGAGGCGCGGCGGGCCGCGCGCGAGGGCGAGACGCCGCGGCGGCGGTCGAGGCGGTTCGTCAGCCGCGAGGCGGAGGGGCTGACCCCGGTGACCGACGTCCTGCTCGCCGACCCGCCACCCGGCGATTGGCTGAGCTGGCGCCGGACGCGCGACAGCCACGGTTTCAGCCCGCTCGATCAGGTGACGCGCGACAACGTGGATCAGTTGCAGCTCCAGTGGGTGCTGGCGATCCGGGAAGGCAACAACCAGACGACGCCGCTCGTGCACGATGGCGTGATGTTCCTGGCGAACCCGGGAAACGTGGTGCAGGCGATCGACGCGGCGACGGGGACCGTCCTCTGGGAATACCGTTCGCCGCTGCCCGAGGATGCGCCCCAGTACGGGGCGACCCGCACCCTTGCGCTCTACGGCGGCAGGGTGTTCCTCGCGACCTACGACGCCGCCCTCGTCGCCCTCGATGCGCGGACCGGGACGGAGGTGTGGCGTACCGTCAAGGCGGACTACACCCAGGGCTTCATGCAGTTCGGCGGGCCGGTCATCGCGAACGGCGTCGTCGTGAGCGGCATCAATGGATGCCAGCGCTACAAGGAGCAGACCTGCTTCATCACGGGCCACGATCCCGACACCGGCGAGGAGCTGTGGCGCACGTCGACCATCGCGCTGCCGGGCGATCCCAACGACGCGTCGTGGGGCGACACGCCGCCCTATCTGCGGGCCGGGGGCGACATGTGGATCCCGGGGAGCTATGACGCGGAGCTCGACCTCTTCTACATCGGCACGGCGCAGGCGAAGCCCTGGGTGGCGGCGAGCCGCGGCATGTCGACGCGGCAGGACGCGCTCTACACCAACTCGACGCTTGCCCTGAATCCGCGCACCGGGCAGGTGGAGTGGTACTTCCAGCATGCACCGGGCGAGACCCTCGATCTCGACATTGTCTACGAGCGGGTGCTGGTCGACGCCGACGGCGCCCAGTGGCTGTTCACCATCGGCAAGGACGGCATCCTCTGGAAGCTCGACCGGCGGACCGGCGCGCTCGTCGATCTACGCGAGACGGTTTATCAGGACATCTATGAGTCGATCGACCGGGAGACGGGACGCGTCCATTACCGGCAGGACATCCGCGACGCGGGTGTCGGCGACCGGGTGCCCGCCTGCCCGAGCCTCTACGGCGGCCACAACTGGCAGGCGTCGGCCTACCACCCGGGCGCCGGCGCGCTGGTGATTCCGCTCCATCAGGTCTGCATGCACCTGACCGGACGCGAAGTGGAGTTCGTCGAGGGCGGTGGCGGGGAGGCGGGCCTGTCGCTGAT
- a CDS encoding MBL fold metallo-hydrolase codes for MKWNRREFIVTSAVGMVGTALHRVPLLAQPPATPEFTALRGDVGIFTARGGTMGWLINPDAVVVVDSQFADTAQMFLDGLGERTPRQIDVLINTHHHGDHTAGNQTLRPSVDRIVAHANVPGLQRRQAVQRDTEAAQEYADETFDENWSLDAGGQQVSARHYGPAHTGGDGVIFFEDANVVHMGDLMFNHRHPFIDRPGGALIRNWITTLEQVVADHDSDTTYIFGHAGPGHPITGPGSVLLGMRDYFAGLLEYVEQGIAGGKSAEEIAQVEQLPGFGDYSGEPARNIGTAYEEVTAG; via the coding sequence ATGAAGTGGAATCGCCGCGAGTTCATCGTCACGTCAGCCGTCGGTATGGTGGGGACCGCGCTGCACCGGGTTCCGCTCCTCGCGCAGCCGCCGGCGACGCCGGAATTCACCGCCCTGCGCGGCGACGTGGGCATCTTCACCGCCCGCGGCGGGACGATGGGCTGGCTCATCAACCCGGATGCCGTCGTGGTGGTCGACAGCCAGTTCGCGGATACGGCCCAGATGTTCCTCGACGGCCTGGGCGAACGCACGCCCCGGCAGATCGACGTTCTCATCAACACCCACCACCATGGTGACCACACCGCCGGGAACCAGACGCTGCGGCCCTCGGTCGACCGGATCGTCGCGCACGCCAACGTGCCGGGTCTGCAGCGGCGCCAGGCGGTCCAGCGGGACACGGAGGCCGCCCAGGAATACGCGGACGAGACATTCGACGAGAACTGGAGTCTCGACGCCGGGGGCCAACAGGTGTCGGCAAGGCACTACGGTCCGGCCCACACCGGCGGGGACGGGGTCATCTTCTTCGAGGACGCCAATGTCGTTCACATGGGCGACCTGATGTTCAACCACCGTCACCCGTTCATCGACCGCCCGGGCGGTGCGTTGATCCGCAACTGGATTACGACCCTTGAGCAGGTCGTCGCGGACCACGACAGCGACACTACCTACATCTTCGGACACGCGGGGCCGGGGCATCCTATTACCGGCCCCGGGAGCGTGCTGCTCGGTATGCGCGACTACTTCGCCGGACTCCTCGAGTACGTCGAGCAGGGGATTGCCGGCGGCAAGTCGGCCGAGGAGATCGCGCAGGTCGAACAGCTACCGGGGTTTGGGGACTACTCCGGCGAGCCCGCGCGCAACATTGGAACCGCATACGAGGAAGTCACCGCCGGCTGA